A single region of the Amia ocellicauda isolate fAmiCal2 chromosome 8, fAmiCal2.hap1, whole genome shotgun sequence genome encodes:
- the LOC136755042 gene encoding cilia- and flagella-associated protein 251 isoform X3, with protein MPDITWWEHNAVQEELQDEAERVFASVEEELRINVDKLRSSMMLLLLKCERATVENPSQIKMDTLCEMFGALLCEHAEHLQHTSRTWRSHMDSFILRQLACAPSEMSEDSVQEEADESVEEEKEEEADETVEEEKEEKEEEADETVEEEKEEKEEEADETVEEEKEEEADKGVKEEEEEEADETVEEEKEEKEEEADKGVKEEEEEEAYESVEEEEAYESVEEEEVYKSVEEEEAYESVEEEEVYESAEEEEAYESVEEEEVYESAEEEEAYESVEEGEEEEADKGVEEEEEEEEVDEMERDTPVEEEKELKDSPETQRNMSSGLQKMRKTLTWFRTLCCFRGQQEEETETAGKERS; from the exons GTACAGGAGGAGCTCCAGGATGAGGCAGAGAGGGTCTTTGCCTCTGTGGAGGAGGAGCTGAGGATCAACGTTGACAAGCTCCGTTCCTCCATGATGCTTCTGCTGCTCAAGTGCGAGCGCGCCACAGTGGAG AACCCCAGCCAGATCAAGATGGACACGCTGTGTGAGATGTTTGGCGCCCTGTTGTGTGAGCACGCAGAGCACCTGCAACACACATCTCGGACTTGGAGGAGCCACATGGACTCCTTCATCCTCAGACAGCTAG CTTGTGCTCCATCTGAAATGAGTGAGGACAGTGTCCAGGAGGAGGCCGACGAAAgtgtggaggaggagaaggaagagGAGGCCGACGAGActgtggaggaggagaaggaagagAAGGAAGAGGAGGCTGACGAGActgtggaggaggagaaggaagagAAGGAAGAGGAGGCCGACGAGActgtggaggaggagaaggaagagGAGGCCGACAAGGGtgtgaaggaggaggaggaagaggaggccgACGAGActgtggaggaggagaaggaagagAAGGAAGAGGAGGCCGACAAGGGtgtgaaggaggaggaggaagaggaggcctACGAGAgtgtggaggaagaggaggcctACGAGAgtgtggaggaagaggaggtctACAAGAgtgtggaggaagaggaggcctACGAGAgtgtggaggaagaggaggtctACGAGAGTgcggaggaagaggaggccTACGAGAgtgtggaggaagaggaggtctACGAGAGTgcggaggaagaggaggccTACGAGAGTGTGGAGGaaggggaggaagaggaggctgacaagggtgtggaggaggaggaggaggaagaggaggtggATGAAATGGAGAGGGATACACCAGTAGAAGAGGAGAAAGAACTGAAGGACAGTCCGGAGACACAGAGGAACATGTCCTCCGGCCTCCAG AAGATGAGAAAGACCCTGACATGGTTCAGGACTCTGTGCTGTTTCAGGGgacagcaggaggaggagacCGAAACAGCGGGAAAAGAAAGAAGCTGA
- the LOC136755042 gene encoding cilia- and flagella-associated protein 251 isoform X2, whose amino-acid sequence MTDARYNMVQEELQDEAERVFASVEEELRINVDKLRSSMMLLLLKCERATVENPSQIKMDTLCEMFGALLCEHAEHLQHTSRTWRSHMDSFILRQLACAPSEMSEDSVQEEADESVEEEKEEEADETVEEEKEEKEEEADETVEEEKEEKEEEADETVEEEKEEEADKGVKEEEEEEADETVEEEKEEKEEEADKGVKEEEEEEAYESVEEEEAYESVEEEEVYKSVEEEEAYESVEEEEVYESAEEEEAYESVEEEEVYESAEEEEAYESVEEGEEEEADKGVEEEEEEEEVDEMERDTPVEEEKELKDSPETQRNMSSGLQVETPLMKMRKTLTWFRTLCCFRGQQEEETETAGKERS is encoded by the exons GTACAGGAGGAGCTCCAGGATGAGGCAGAGAGGGTCTTTGCCTCTGTGGAGGAGGAGCTGAGGATCAACGTTGACAAGCTCCGTTCCTCCATGATGCTTCTGCTGCTCAAGTGCGAGCGCGCCACAGTGGAG AACCCCAGCCAGATCAAGATGGACACGCTGTGTGAGATGTTTGGCGCCCTGTTGTGTGAGCACGCAGAGCACCTGCAACACACATCTCGGACTTGGAGGAGCCACATGGACTCCTTCATCCTCAGACAGCTAG CTTGTGCTCCATCTGAAATGAGTGAGGACAGTGTCCAGGAGGAGGCCGACGAAAgtgtggaggaggagaaggaagagGAGGCCGACGAGActgtggaggaggagaaggaagagAAGGAAGAGGAGGCTGACGAGActgtggaggaggagaaggaagagAAGGAAGAGGAGGCCGACGAGActgtggaggaggagaaggaagagGAGGCCGACAAGGGtgtgaaggaggaggaggaagaggaggccgACGAGActgtggaggaggagaaggaagagAAGGAAGAGGAGGCCGACAAGGGtgtgaaggaggaggaggaagaggaggcctACGAGAgtgtggaggaagaggaggcctACGAGAgtgtggaggaagaggaggtctACAAGAgtgtggaggaagaggaggcctACGAGAgtgtggaggaagaggaggtctACGAGAGTgcggaggaagaggaggccTACGAGAgtgtggaggaagaggaggtctACGAGAGTgcggaggaagaggaggccTACGAGAGTGTGGAGGaaggggaggaagaggaggctgacaagggtgtggaggaggaggaggaggaagaggaggtggATGAAATGGAGAGGGATACACCAGTAGAAGAGGAGAAAGAACTGAAGGACAGTCCGGAGACACAGAGGAACATGTCCTCCGGCCTCCAGGTAGAGACTCCACTGATG AAGATGAGAAAGACCCTGACATGGTTCAGGACTCTGTGCTGTTTCAGGGgacagcaggaggaggagacCGAAACAGCGGGAAAAGAAAGAAGCTGA
- the LOC136755042 gene encoding cilia- and flagella-associated protein 251 isoform X1 translates to MPDITWWEHNAVQEELQDEAERVFASVEEELRINVDKLRSSMMLLLLKCERATVENPSQIKMDTLCEMFGALLCEHAEHLQHTSRTWRSHMDSFILRQLACAPSEMSEDSVQEEADESVEEEKEEEADETVEEEKEEKEEEADETVEEEKEEKEEEADETVEEEKEEEADKGVKEEEEEEADETVEEEKEEKEEEADKGVKEEEEEEAYESVEEEEAYESVEEEEVYKSVEEEEAYESVEEEEVYESAEEEEAYESVEEEEVYESAEEEEAYESVEEGEEEEADKGVEEEEEEEEVDEMERDTPVEEEKELKDSPETQRNMSSGLQVETPLMKMRKTLTWFRTLCCFRGQQEEETETAGKERS, encoded by the exons GTACAGGAGGAGCTCCAGGATGAGGCAGAGAGGGTCTTTGCCTCTGTGGAGGAGGAGCTGAGGATCAACGTTGACAAGCTCCGTTCCTCCATGATGCTTCTGCTGCTCAAGTGCGAGCGCGCCACAGTGGAG AACCCCAGCCAGATCAAGATGGACACGCTGTGTGAGATGTTTGGCGCCCTGTTGTGTGAGCACGCAGAGCACCTGCAACACACATCTCGGACTTGGAGGAGCCACATGGACTCCTTCATCCTCAGACAGCTAG CTTGTGCTCCATCTGAAATGAGTGAGGACAGTGTCCAGGAGGAGGCCGACGAAAgtgtggaggaggagaaggaagagGAGGCCGACGAGActgtggaggaggagaaggaagagAAGGAAGAGGAGGCTGACGAGActgtggaggaggagaaggaagagAAGGAAGAGGAGGCCGACGAGActgtggaggaggagaaggaagagGAGGCCGACAAGGGtgtgaaggaggaggaggaagaggaggccgACGAGActgtggaggaggagaaggaagagAAGGAAGAGGAGGCCGACAAGGGtgtgaaggaggaggaggaagaggaggcctACGAGAgtgtggaggaagaggaggcctACGAGAgtgtggaggaagaggaggtctACAAGAgtgtggaggaagaggaggcctACGAGAgtgtggaggaagaggaggtctACGAGAGTgcggaggaagaggaggccTACGAGAgtgtggaggaagaggaggtctACGAGAGTgcggaggaagaggaggccTACGAGAGTGTGGAGGaaggggaggaagaggaggctgacaagggtgtggaggaggaggaggaggaagaggaggtggATGAAATGGAGAGGGATACACCAGTAGAAGAGGAGAAAGAACTGAAGGACAGTCCGGAGACACAGAGGAACATGTCCTCCGGCCTCCAGGTAGAGACTCCACTGATG AAGATGAGAAAGACCCTGACATGGTTCAGGACTCTGTGCTGTTTCAGGGgacagcaggaggaggagacCGAAACAGCGGGAAAAGAAAGAAGCTGA